The genomic DNA CCTCGACCCGGCCATGGTGCCGGTGCTGCACGCCGCCCTGTGGGTGGAGCGGGCCCACTACCAGCGGGCCAGGGCCGACGCCCTCGGCCTCGGCGACGACGGGCCGGCCCGGCACGCGGCGACGGCGTTCGCCTTCCTCGGCGCCCTGGCCGGCGCGGGCGTCAGTCGGCCCGCTCGTACGCCCCGAGCTCCGTCGCCCACCCCTGGTACAGCGGCACGCCGTTGAGCGCCACCCCCCAGGCGGTGGACACGTCGCCGGCGTCGATCGCCGGGCTGCCGGCCGACAGGGTGAGGGTGGCCGACCAGCGGTCCACGAACTGGGGGTTGGCCACGATGGCCGGCACGGCGAACGGGGCCTGCACGAACGGGTCGCCGTCCGAGCTCCAGAACAGGTTCCGCGACGCCTCGAAGGTCCCGTCCGCGTAGAGCACCTTCTCCTCGGCCCAGATCAGGTTCCAGCGCATGGTGAGGATGTTCGGGGTGCACCCGGACATGCAGACCACGCCCTGGGACCGGGGGCCGGTCAGGTACGTCGTGTTGTGCACGACCGTCGTCCGGTACACCGGGCCCCACGACTCGTCCGACCCCCGGGTCACGACGAACCGCGAGTCGGCCAGGTCGTTGGCGAAGCGGTTGTAGGCGAACACGTTGTCGGCCGCCTTCTCCTCCCACGACCCGCCGAGCTCGCTGAACACCCGGTCGCCGACCGAGCGGTTGTGGTGGATGCGGTTGCGCTTGCCCTCGAAGATCTCGACCGAGTTCGACATGAGCCGGTAGCCCTGGTTCGAGCAGACGGCCCGGTTGTCGACGAACTGGTTCCACGAGATGTCGTTGTCGTCGCTCACGACGAGCACGCCCCAGGCGCCGAGGTCCTGGGCCGGGTCGGCGTGGAAGGCGTCGACCACGTCGTTGCCGGCGATGACGTTGCGGCGCACGGTGTTCGCCCACGAGTCGCGGGCCAGGTGCACGCCGGCCATCGAGCCGGTGACGAGCGAGTCCTGGAGGACGCTGTCGTGGGCGCCCTCGGTGA from Acidimicrobiales bacterium includes the following:
- a CDS encoding choice-of-anchor Q domain-containing protein encodes the protein MAFTHLLAAFTTALGGLLALPSPPDAPASEPGPLTAATYYVDCAGSDGASGTSPTSAWRTLGRASAAALGAGGRLLLKRDCTWWGQRLDADWHGTEAAPVVVGAYGSGDDPRIWNGPYQGVKVSGSHVVLEQLVVGHSPSRFTSCGQPLGVYYGVNFTEGAHDSVLQDSLVTGSMAGVHLARDSWANTVRRNVIAGNDVVDAFHADPAQDLGAWGVLVVSDDNDISWNQFVDNRAVCSNQGYRLMSNSVEIFEGKRNRIHHNRSVGDRVFSELGGSWEEKAADNVFAYNRFANDLADSRFVVTRGSDESWGPVYRTTVVHNTTYLTGPRSQGVVCMSGCTPNILTMRWNLIWAEEKVLYADGTFEASRNLFWSSDGDPFVQAPFAVPAIVANPQFVDRWSATLTLSAGSPAIDAGDVSTAWGVALNGVPLYQGWATELGAYERAD